A genomic region of Camelus ferus isolate YT-003-E chromosome 11, BCGSAC_Cfer_1.0, whole genome shotgun sequence contains the following coding sequences:
- the LOC102523663 gene encoding glutathione S-transferase omega-2 isoform X1 → MSDDATRTLGKGSVRPGPVPEGLIRIYSMRFCPYAHRTRLVLRAKGIRHEVVNINLRNKPEWYFTKHPFGQIPVLENSKCQLIYESVIACEYLDDAYPGKKLYPYDPYERARQKMLLELFYKVPHLTKECLVALRCGRECSDLKLALRQEFCKLEEILGYQNTIFFGGDCITMIDYLFWPWFERLDVYGIADCVNHTPALRLWIAAMKQDPTVCALLIDKNIFLGFLNLYFQNNPDAFDYGLSCCAS, encoded by the exons ATGTCTGACGATGCGACCAGGACCCTAGGGAAAG GGAGCGTCCGCCCAGGGCCGGTCCCAGAGGGCCTGATCCGCATCTACAGCATGAGGTTCTGCCCCTACGCGCACAGGACGCGCCTGGTCCTCCGGGCCAAAGGCATCAG ACATGAAGTTGTCAACATTAACCTGAGAAACAAGCCTGAATGGTACTTTACAAAGCACCCTTTTGGCCAAATTCCTGTCCTGGAGAACAGCAAATGTCAGCTGATCTACGAATCTGTCATCGCTTGTGAGTACCTGGATGACGCTTATCCTGGGAAGAAGCTGTATCCATACGACCCTTATGAGCGAGCTCGCCAGAAGATGCTACTGGAGCTATTCTATAAG GTCCCACATTTGACCAAGGAGTGTCTGGTAGCATTGAGATGCGGGAGAGAATGCTCTGATCTGAAGCTAGCCCTGCGTCAGGAGTTCTGCAAACTGGAAGAG ATTCTTGGCTATCAGAACACCATCTTCTTTGGTGGAGACTGTATAACCATGATTGATTACCTCTTCTGGCCCTGGTTTGAGCGGCTGGATGTATATGGAATAGCCGA CTGCGTGAACCACACCCCCGCGCTCCGGCTCTGGATCGCTGCCATGAAGCAGGACCCCACAGTGTGCGCTCTTCTTATAGATAAGAACATCTTCCTGGGCTTCTTGAATCTCTATTTTCAGAACAACCCTGATGCCTTTGACTAC
- the LOC102523663 gene encoding glutathione S-transferase omega-2 isoform X2, which translates to MSDDATRTLGKGSVRPGPVPEGLIRIYSMRFCPYAHRTRLVLRAKGIRHEVVNINLRNKPEWYFTKHPFGQIPVLENSKCQLIYESVIACEYLDDAYPGKKLYPYDPYERARQKMLLELFYKILGYQNTIFFGGDCITMIDYLFWPWFERLDVYGIADCVNHTPALRLWIAAMKQDPTVCALLIDKNIFLGFLNLYFQNNPDAFDYGLSCCAS; encoded by the exons ATGTCTGACGATGCGACCAGGACCCTAGGGAAAG GGAGCGTCCGCCCAGGGCCGGTCCCAGAGGGCCTGATCCGCATCTACAGCATGAGGTTCTGCCCCTACGCGCACAGGACGCGCCTGGTCCTCCGGGCCAAAGGCATCAG ACATGAAGTTGTCAACATTAACCTGAGAAACAAGCCTGAATGGTACTTTACAAAGCACCCTTTTGGCCAAATTCCTGTCCTGGAGAACAGCAAATGTCAGCTGATCTACGAATCTGTCATCGCTTGTGAGTACCTGGATGACGCTTATCCTGGGAAGAAGCTGTATCCATACGACCCTTATGAGCGAGCTCGCCAGAAGATGCTACTGGAGCTATTCTATAAG ATTCTTGGCTATCAGAACACCATCTTCTTTGGTGGAGACTGTATAACCATGATTGATTACCTCTTCTGGCCCTGGTTTGAGCGGCTGGATGTATATGGAATAGCCGA CTGCGTGAACCACACCCCCGCGCTCCGGCTCTGGATCGCTGCCATGAAGCAGGACCCCACAGTGTGCGCTCTTCTTATAGATAAGAACATCTTCCTGGGCTTCTTGAATCTCTATTTTCAGAACAACCCTGATGCCTTTGACTAC
- the LOC102523245 gene encoding glutathione S-transferase omega-1, with protein sequence MSRPSARSLGKGSAPPGPVPVGLIRVYSMRFCPFAQRTLLVLKAKGIRHEVININLKNKPEWFFKKNPLGLVPVLENSRGQVICESAITCEYLDEAYPGKKLLPDDPYEKACQKMVFELFSKVPPLVKDSVRWQKKENISGLEELRKEFSKLDEVLANKETTFFGGNSPSLIDYLIWPWFERLEAMELNECIDHTANLKLWMAAMMKDPAVASLYIEPSTHQQFFRLYLQDSPEACDCGL encoded by the exons ATGTCTAGACCATcagccaggagcctggggaaGG GAAGCGCGCCCCCAGGGCCGGTCCCCGTGGGCCTGATCCGCGTCTACAGTATGAGATTCTGCCCTTTTGCCCAGAGGACACTCCTGGTCCTGAAGGCCAAGGGAATTCG GCATGAAGTCATCAATATCAACCTGAAAAATAAGCCTGAGTGGTTCTTCAAGAAGAATCCCCTTGGTCTGGTGCCGGTTCTGGAAAACAGTCGGGGTCAAGTGATCTGCGAATCTGCCATCACCTGCGAGTACCTGGATGAAGCATATCCGGGGAAGAAGCTGTTGCCAGATGATCCCTATGAGAAAGCTTGCCAAAAGATGGTCTTTGAGTTGTTTTCTAAG GTACCACCTTTGGTAAAAGACTCTGTTAGAtggcaaaagaaggaaaacatctCTGGCTTAGAAGAACTGCGTAAAGAATTCAGCAAGCTAGATGAG GTCCTGGCCAATAAGGAGACAACCTTCTTTGGTGGTAATTCTCCTTCCCTGATTGATTACCTCATCTGGCCCTGGTTTGAACGGCTGGAAGCCATGGAGTTAAATGA GTGTATTGACCACACTGCAAATCTTAAGCTCTGGATGGCAGCCATGATGAAAGATCCCGCAGTAGCATCACTTTACATTGAACCGAGCACCCATCAACAATTTTTCCGCCTCTACTTGCAGGACAGCCCTGAGGCCTGTGACTGTGGGCTCTGA